The genomic region TCTCAGGACCTGCTCATCTCCACAGCCTCTCTGAGACTGGCCCACTGGCCCCCCTGGTTTTCTCCAGGGCCCCTCAGTGGCTCCCTCCTAGAGGCCAGATTCCTGGTTTGGCCTTCAAGGCCCTCTCTCGACTGCCCATTCTCCCCTTGGCCTCCCAGCCTTACTTCCTGCATCCTCATTCTCCCCTCAACCATGATGGGCTCACTCTTGTCCTTGAACCTTTTCTCAGGCCCCTCACTGCCCCCCTGGTCCATCTCTTTCAAGAAGCAGGATGTGCAACCCGGCCCCTAGGAGCCTCCCTCCTCAGGTCTGGCGCAGTCCTGGGGTCATTCCTGCTGCCATGTGGGGTCATCAACCCTAGGGGTTCACATCCAGCTCCACACTTAGAGCCTGGGAAGGGCAGGGTGGGGTATTTGATTTCTCTCTGGGTCCAGCACCAGGCTTGGCTGAGGGCAGCCAGTTGTTTGTGGATGACACAGCCTTGCTCTCTGCTCCCAGATGCCGCTGTCCGAAGGCTGCAAGCAGGCCGTGATGCGTCTGACAGGCTGCCCCCTTTGCCGAGGGGTCCCCTCGCTGCCACCCTGCCGGGGCTTCTGCCTCAACGTGGCCTATGGCTGTATTGGCAGCCAAGGACTGGATCCTGACTGGGGGCCCTATCTGGGTGAGGGGATTCAGGAAAGCCTGAGAGAGCTGTCTgtgtggggtgggcagggtgggctggggagggagtgtTCAGCAATGCTgagtggagaggaggaggggggctCTTCTCATGTCAGTTCTCCCCCCAGTCTAAGACCCGCTGCTCGCCTCCAAGGCCTGGGTCAGGATTTGTGGGAACATCCCACTTCAGTGAGTATCTCCCTGGATAGCCCCTCATTTAACCCTTTCTCTGTCTTACCCTCTTTCAAGATGGTCTCCTGTTCCTGGCCGACAAGATCCAAGGCCCCTTTTCTTTTGAGCTCGCGGCCCAGTCCATCGGGGTGAAGATCTCAGAAGGCTTGATGCATTTGCAGGAAAATAGTGTAGGGGTGTCAGCCCAGGTACAGGGGCCACAAGAAGGGTGGGAGTGTCAGACTGGGAGTTGGCAGGAGAACAGGAGGGAGAAGCGTGGAgggaaggccctggggtggggggacaatGTGGGGTGTTAGGGAGACACTGTAGGGTCTCTGGATAAACCGGGGTGTCAAGGACGTTTGGAGTGTTGGGGTGTGGGTTTTACCGCGGGATGACTGTGTGTGGGGTCTCTTCCCGGTGCCGAAGGTATTCCAGGAATGCGGGAGCCCCCAGCCAGCGCGGGCTCGCGCCCGCCGTGCCCCAGCCCCGAGGGAGGACGTGGGTCGCTTCTGGtctgcggcggcggcggaggatgAGCGGCCGACGACTGCTGCGGGCGCCAGCCTGCCCCGGCTGGTGAGTGGCGGGCGGCCGCGACAGGGGCGCGAGCGCGGGGGACAGGGGCGCGCGCTCCATCTCCGCCCGGCCGGCTTTCTTTACGTCCAGGTGTGGGAGCTCCGCGAGCGTCTGGGCCGGGTGAGGGGCATCTGGGCCGGACTGCCCCAGACTGTGTGCGGGGACCCCCGCGTGGCGGCGGACCTCTCACAGGAGGCGGCGCCTTGCTGGACTGGAGCTGGACCGGGCCGGTGAGAGCCGGGCGGTGGgcagcgggcgggcgggcgggcgggcgaggCTGActccgggggcggggtggggcgggagtCTCCGGGGCTGCTCTGCTCGCAGGTACTTGTCGCCCGTGGTCGGCTCCCAGGCCGGGCAGCTCGACAACCCAGAGCTGGATGCAGAAGCTTCAAGCCCCGACCTCCAGACGCGGAAGCGGCGGCTGCAGCTCCGGGCCGCCACGACCAGGATGAAAGCGGCCGCCCTAGGACGCGACCTGGAGCTGGAGGACTGGGGTGAGACCCGCGAACACTGAGAGGACCTCGCTCCGCCCTGCTTTCCGCGATTGGACGCAGGCCAACCCGCAGCCCCGCCCCCTTCGTCTGTAGTCCCTCCCCTCGCGTCTCCgttaccattcattcattcactcacgcAGTTCACACGCCTGTATTGAGCGCTTACCACAAAGGTAGGGAGTGGAAGACCAATGAGAAGATCTCTACCCTTGATTTCACGGTCCCTTGGGGGAGACAGCAAAACATTCTTACAGAGCGGTGGGAAGCTCCCGAGGGTGGGCTGTGGGAAGAGATTGTGGAGCACCGGCAATCCAGGGAGGCGGGGAAGTGGGGTGCGGGTTCCACGGGGCTGGCTCCCCAAAGTAGAATTTGCCAGAGATGCAAGGCACTGAcgtacattttttccccctctcccccaccgtctctctttgtctctcctcCCCCACTCCTCTTCCCTCGGCTCACTGCTTCTAtgtcttttttctctgtcttttcctgtTTATCCTCTCCccccatctgtctctcttttttgtctGTCTCGTCTCTTCCTGTGTCTCGTTGCCTTGTTTCCATGTCTGTCTGATCTCTCTTCGCCTTCCTGTCACTCACTTTCTCCCTCCTCTCACCCTGCCTGCCCCTGTCCCAACCTGTTTTTTCTCGAGTTCTTTTCTTCCCCGCCTGTGGCTGTTTCTTGCACCGTCTCACGCTGCCCCTCTTCACCATCCCTGTCTGTTTCcgatcctccccctccctctagAGGACGCTAGCGGCTCTGGAGAGGGACAACACTATGCAGATGACTGGATGGCTGGCGCAGCAGCTGTGGCCCCCCCAGCGCGAGCTCCTCGCCCTCCTCgaagggaaggtgcagggggcaaaGGAGGTGTCATTATCCGCCACAGCCAGGACCGGAGCAGGACTGGAGGGACATCTGTTGGTTTTCACACACAACCCCTCCTCGTTCTCTTCCTCTTAGCGCTAGCCCTACTTGGACCTCGATAACAGGGGAGGGGTGCCCTGGCATCGGGAGGGTTCAtggcccttcccctctcccccatcAGTTGGGTCGGGAGAGGAGTCGAAGGGGGCTGCAGAGAGGGTAGAGAGGGACGTTTCGGGTGAATGGCTGGGGCCCCAAATCCAGGAGATTTCCATTGGTGGGTTGGGGGTGGGtattcacaatatttattttttcatttggtaTCTGGGGAGGAAGGGCTGGGGGTATTTATTTAGGAAGGAGGTATGATCTCTCCAACCCAGCCTCTATAGTTAGGTTGGTGGTGAGCCCCAACAGGGAAAAAGGAAGGAGTTTTAGAGTTGCAGTTGGGGGGTGGGTGGATTGAAAGAAGTTGAAAGTGGGATGGGTGCGGCACCCTGTCTCAGAAACTCAGAAATAGACAAAGCTGGGCGCTTATGGGGTGCAGGGCAGGGGACTAAGATGTCAGGATCTATTGGCCTGGATTCTGTTGAGTTTTTCAATATCACTTTCTTAAActaaaatatcaaaaaacaaaaacccacatcTCATGGTCTCTGCCATCCACATCCTTCACAGGCATCCCCATTTCATGTTTCAGTGTTCAACTCAGTGTTTATTCTGTAAATAAATGGCTAATTTGTTGGACCCGGTGTGTGACTTTCTGTACCTTTAGCCCCAGAGTCTCTGTGACCAGCAGTTCATTTTCTGCCTCCTTATCTTGGAACCTGTCCCCTGGGATTGAATTTGGGCAAGCTGTCCACCCTCTGGGTCTGAATacctatctgcaaaatggggagaaTTCTGGAGACTAGCAAAACTCTTCTGGAACCAAGGCATCGTTAATATCACCATACTACTGCCCTCTGCCTTAAGGGTGGGTGGGCCCCCTCgggcccccatctcctcctcctctgtgaagGTTCCTCTGACTACCTTGTCATATCCTTGATAATGTCTGCTTTCAACTGTTaccatcttctttcttttttctttcagttgcctAAATGAGTCTTTTGTCCTGCAgaaagctgaaagaaaaagtacaaTTGCCAAAGGAGGGTAGAAGTGTCTTCTAAGGGCAGGCTGGGTCcgctgaaagagaaggaaagatgcGGGGAAGGAGAGACCCAGAGACGCCGCCGTCAAAGCCGAATCAGCGGCGCGGACTGGCGGGacaaagggagggagggggaggagcctgggcgcTGAGAAAGTTTCTGGGGAAAGTTGAGCTGAGCGAGGAACCGGGCGGTGGCTGGGGCGGGCGGGAGGGCCAGACCCCGATTTCCCTGCTGCTCCTCAGGTGGCCTGGTGAGTGGGCAAGCGAAGCTGAGGCCTAGATCAGTGGAAGGACTCTAGAATTGATGGGAGGAATCGTGAGGGGTTTCACAGAGAGAACCCCAGAGGGAGCCAACCCAGGGTTGGCAACAGATTGAGCAATCCCCAAAGCTGGAGGGGTCCGAGGGCTGAAATTGGAGGTAATGGGAGGAGACAGAGATGGGGGGAAGGAAGACAAGAAATCTAAACATGGGAGGGGGTGCGGTGTGGGGCTGGACCCTGGGGCTAGGTTGGGGGAGGAAacggggggaggggggtgaggggggtgATGCCAGAGGGGGCGGGTCTCTAGGTAGCAAGTGTGGGTTCTCTGCCTGGGGTCGCTCTGGGCTCATCCTGGAAGGGGGCTGTCAGGGCTTGCTGGAAAGACGGGCTGTGGCCCGTGGCTGTGGGTTGGAATGAAGGGGCAGGTCTGGACTCCCAATTGATTGGGAAGCTGGGGCCTGAGAAAGAATTCCAAAGCTCAGCGTTCGCTTTTTTTGTCTTGTTATCTTTGTGTCACAGAGTttctctccccagccccaccctcttgATCCCCTCTGGGTGCACTGCTGGGATTGGAAAGTGGAAACGGGGGTGTGTTTGGGGGGGAGGTTATGGCTGGGACTGGGCTTCGTAAGCAACCCTACACCCCCCAGGCCACTCTCACACACTGGCGTCTGCTCGCGCCCGCTGCCACCGCGAGGGAAAGGATGTCTGAGCTTAGATGAGCCGGTCGACTCTTACTCCTTACAAAGTCATTCCTGCGGTCTCACTTCCCTGGGTTTCTAAGCTGTGTGCCCCGTCAGGCCCTTCTTAAGGCTTCCCCTCTCAGCCTCAGAGAGGGGCGCCGCATCGGCCTTGTcacaggcagaggggcagaggaGGTGACCCGGGGCCTGGAGATGTCCATCTCCCTGGTACGAGTGGATTGGTCTGATCTTCCTCCCTTTCACTTCCAAATCCCTGGGGCTTGGGAAGAAACTGTCCTTGGAGGTTGGAGGGAGCTGCAGCTGACAGCAGAGCTGCAGTCATGGGGCACCTGGAAGATCTGGGTGTACAGAGAgctcccctcccgcccccctgCCTGCAATGAGGTCGCGGCTGCCCGGCAGCAGGAGCGAAGGCTCTTATCCGCTCCTTAGAttcccctccttccccctcaTTTCCCTTCTAGACGCTGACGGAGGCAAAAATCTGCTAACTCAGGGGGCAGACTCAACCGGGGCTGCGAGCAGGCCTGGGGAATGAACCCCCGAACTCGAATGAGCGCCTTCCGCGGCTGCACGGCGGTCTCCAGCTGTCTCTGCCTCTGCGCCTGGCCCTTGCCTTGTCCCTCTCCAGCGTCACCCTTCCCCGGGCCACATGGGCCTTCTGTCTCCCACCAGGACCATGCGCCTCTGGGGGCCCCGGGGCCTGGGGGTGGCTCTGGGAGTCTTCATGACCATCGGATTTGCCCTCCAGCTCTGGGGGGGTCCCTTCCAGAGGAGGTGAGTTCCCATCTTGTCCCAATGGCCCCCAGATGCCCCCCATGCTTTTGTCTGTTCCATCTGGGTCTGTGACTCTTGGGGCCTCAGAGGACACTCCATGCCTTCCTGGCTCGAGACATCCATCCACCTGCTGGTGAGGGACAGGACACTTCCCCTCCCGTCTCTCCCCAGGCTACCCGGGCTGCAGCTCCGACATTTCTGGGCCTCATCCCCGGGACCAGCTGCTCCGTCGTGCCCACCGCGGCAGCACCTTGTGTTTCTGAAGACACATAAATCCGGGAGCAGCTCTGTGCTGAGTCTGCTTCACCGCTATGGGGACCGACACGGGCTGCGCTTCGCCCTCCCTGCCCGCTACCAGTTTGGCTACCCAAGACTTTTCCAGGCCTCTCGGGTCAAAGGCTACCGCCCTCAGAGTGGAGACACCCAGCCCCCTTtccacatcctctgtcatcacatgAGGTTCAACCTGAAAGAGGTGAGAAGtgttgagggggtgggggggactggggAGAGATGGGCTCGGGCCTGTAGCCAAGACCACCAGGGGGGAGATGCCAGGCAATGGGGGCTCCCCAGGCATCTCCTTACCCAAAGGTTGGGCTGGGGGGCGGTCCCACAAATGTGGGAGTCCTGTTCTCCTCTCCTCAGCTGTCCCTTCCTCAGAATTTTCTGGCACCTGAAGTTCTGCCTTCTCCCATCTAGAATTTACTAGTCTCTTTCCTTGATCCATTTAGCCTGCTGGCAGCAGTGCCCTACCAActctcaccccaccccagcaACCCTCCCTCCAGGTGCCCCTGGCCCTTCCTGGCCTCTCCCACTGATACCACCAGGGGCCCTGCGCAGTCACTGCCTTCGGACCCACCTTCCTCTCACACCCTTCACCATGTCTGCCAGATTCCGAGGATCAGCTATATGCCAAGCTCTAGCCCAGTCCCAGCCCCCCTTCCTTGCCCGCAGCCTCAGTTCTAAATGGGGAGATGCATGCACGCACTCACAtgtcatccacacacacacaggaacctGGGagctcttggaggaggaaatcaaTGGGCAAATGAAAACACACAGGCCAAGAGCCAGCTTTCACTGACCACGTCTTGAGTGCTGGGTAGTCATCCTACCGTCACCCTGCCAGGAAGGCATAAGTGTCCCCACTACACAGATGAGGAGATTTACTCCCAGAAAGGCTAAGGGACTGGCCCTCTGTTAACAGAAAGCTGCAGACTagcatttgaacccaggcccagcTGCTCCGAAGTGCCTTCCATTgcacgtgtgtgcgtgtatgtgtgtttgttatTTGGAACGGTGGGGAGAATATTCATCAAAAGAGGTGGGGTTTTCTCAACAGGTGGGTTTTATAGGGAAGAGTGGACGTGACTTTGTAGTAAGGGAAATATCGGGTGTTCTCAGAGCAAAAACATCTCAAAGACACAGTGGcagtggggggtgtgtgtgtgtagatgatAGTACTTCAGTGGTGGCTGCAAAGACAGTCCTGTTGGAGCTGGAGCTGAAGAAAGGAGCAGCAGCATAAACTGATCTAACGGGCAGCGAGGGGCACTGCTGAGAGTGAAGCAAGGACAGCAGTCACTGAGGCAGGTGTCTCTGGAGTTTAGGATGACTGTCACCACCATTCACTGACTACCTCTCATGTTCCATGCACTTGCACATTCTTCAAAGTGAGTATTAACCCAGATTTACTGATGGAGgaataaaggctctgagaagcaCAATAACCTGCCCAAAGTTACACCATTTGATAAGTGGCTGAATTGGAATTTTATTCCAAGTCCCTCTGATGCCATGGACTGTTCTCTGCACTCTTCCCCTATGCCTTCAAAGACATACAGTTCACAGGCTTGTCCTTCAGGCATGCCCCACATCCATAGAACAGATTGGAGGACTTGTCAGGGAGTCATGGTAATGACCACAGTCACATTCAGAGGCAGAAATCCTTCAGGGAGCCCCAGAGCTGGATTCTGGTGTGGATCTGCCTGCTGGACCACACCAGGGTGGTGTGGTCCACCTTCCTTCTTGCCAACAAGTGGGATCTTACGTCCTAAGACTCAGAACAGCTCCTTATTGAATGGCCATGGTTGTTCACTGCCCATTTCAGGGATGTCTCTTGCTTTCCAAGATGCCAAGGAGCCTCCCAAGTGCCCTGACCTTCGGCCACGCTGGGCTTGGCCTGCCCACCTGACGCCTGTGCCTGAGATAGAATTATGGTTGCTATCTACTTGCTGCCAGTGATCCTCCTGAGGAGGCCTGAAGCCACTTCCTTTCTTGGAGCTGTAACCAAGAATCCCAGGGTAGACATGTTACAGGTTTTTGTTGGAGAAGTGAACACAAGGCTTGATTCCTAGAAGTGTTACCAACCAAAGCAAACAGAAAGGCCCGAGGAAATTAATGTTTTCCAGGAGCTCCCCATATTCTGGGTTCCTTCCTATCCTTATCTCATGTAACCTCCATAATCATCTGGGAAGGAAGGTATGATgggtcccattttgcagataagtaaACTGAGTTTCAGAGATGTCAAGTACCTTACCAAGATCTGTGCAGCTAGTGAAGACAGCTGGGGGTTCCCAGCAGAGCTGTCAGAAGGAGGCTGGAGGCGGCCGGGGGGTCAGTGCGCACTGGGTTTGCTGTTAGTTTCTTCCTCTATAGTTCACTCTCTGTGCTGGTTTCCCTTCCTCCCCAGGTACTTCAGGTCATGCCTTCTGAcagcttcttcttttccattgtCCGAGACCCAGCGGCTCTGGCCCGCTCTGCCTTCTCCTACTATAAATCCGCGTCATCGGCCTTCCGCAAAGCACCATCCTTGGCTGCCTTCTTGGCCAATCCTCGAGCCTTCTACCGACCCGGGGCCCGGGGGGACCACTACGCGCGCAACTTGCTATGGTTTGACTTtggcctccccttccccccagaTATGAGGACCAAGAGAGGGAATCCACGTGTCTCCAGAGACCCCAACCCCCCCCAGTTACCTTCTGGTGCTGGCCCTCCAGCCCACACCCTGGATCCCAATGCTCTCTTCCATCTTGTTCCCACTGTTGCTGATGGTCATAGTCAGATGTCCAGCCCTGCCTCTTTAGATTTGGGGTCTTCATCCTTCATCCAGTGGAATCTGGCCTGGCTGGACTCTGTCTTTGACCTGGTCTTGGTGGCTGAGTACTTTGACGAGTCACTGGTCCTGCTGGCAGATGCCCTGTGCTGGGGTCTAGATGATGTGGTAGGCTTTATGCACAACgcccaggcaggaggtgggcagGACGGAAGCACCAATGATGATGGTGGACTGACCACTGAGGACAGGCAGCTGACTGCCCGGGCACGAGCCTGGAACAACTTGGACTGGGCTCTCTATGTTCACTTCAACCGAAGTCTGTGGGCCCGGATAAAGCAATATGGCCAGAGCCGGCTGGAGAGTGCTGTAGCGGAGCTTCGGGCTCGCCGGGAGGCCCTGGCTAAACACTGTCTGGTGGGGGGTGAGGCTTTAGACCCCAAGTACATCACTGACCGGCGATTCCGCCCTTTCCAGTTTGGGTCAGGTAAGGTTTTGGGTTATGTGCTCCGAAGTGGGCTGAGCCTCCAAGACCAGGAGGAGTGTGAGCGCCTGGCTACCCCCGAGCTGCAGTACAAGGATAAGCTAGATGCCAAGCAGTTCCCCCCAACAGTCTCTCTGCCCCTCAAGACTTCAAGGCAACCCTCCCCCTAGGCATCAAACCACTGCCTTAAGCTGAAGAGCAGTTAAGCCATAGGGCGCCAGTGATGAGTGTGAGGCACCCAGATGCCCTTTCGACTTCCCTTAGAAAGCTTGTCTGCTCCCCAGAGGACAA from Muntiacus reevesi chromosome 2, mMunRee1.1, whole genome shotgun sequence harbors:
- the GPC2 gene encoding glypican-2, producing the protein MYTLRSLLLLLLPLCPGPGPGPGIEAKVTRSCTETRQILGARGYSLSVLPPALISGEHLRICPQEYTCCSSEIEQRLTWETEATFRGLVEENGSFLVHTLAARHRKFDEVFREMLSSAEHSLSMLFHRSFGRLYAQHTPLFSGLFSRLRDYYERSGEGLDDALVDFWAQLLEKMFPLLHPQYIFSPDYLFCLTRLASSADDSLKPFGDSPRRLRLQITRALVAARAFVQGLETGRNVVSETLKMPLSEGCKQAVMRLTGCPLCRGVPSLPPCRGFCLNVAYGCIGSQGLDPDWGPYLDGLLFLADKIQGPFSFELAAQSIGVKISEGLMHLQENSVGVSAQVFQECGSPQPARARARRAPAPREDVGRFWSAAAAEDERPTTAAGASLPRLVWELRERLGRVRGIWAGLPQTVCGDPRVAADLSQEAAPCWTGAGPGRYLSPVVGSQAGQLDNPELDAEASSPDLQTRKRRLQLRAATTRMKAAALGRDLELEDWEDASGSGEGQHYADDWMAGAAAVAPPARAPRPPRREGAGGKGGVIIRHSQDRSRTGGTSVGFHTQPLLVLFLLALALLGPR
- the GAL3ST4 gene encoding galactose-3-O-sulfotransferase 4; amino-acid sequence: MGLLSPTRTMRLWGPRGLGVALGVFMTIGFALQLWGGPFQRRLPGLQLRHFWASSPGPAAPSCPPRQHLVFLKTHKSGSSSVLSLLHRYGDRHGLRFALPARYQFGYPRLFQASRVKGYRPQSGDTQPPFHILCHHMRFNLKEVLQVMPSDSFFFSIVRDPAALARSAFSYYKSASSAFRKAPSLAAFLANPRAFYRPGARGDHYARNLLWFDFGLPFPPDMRTKRGNPRVSRDPNPPQLPSGAGPPAHTLDPNALFHLVPTVADGHSQMSSPASLDLGSSSFIQWNLAWLDSVFDLVLVAEYFDESLVLLADALCWGLDDVVGFMHNAQAGGGQDGSTNDDGGLTTEDRQLTARARAWNNLDWALYVHFNRSLWARIKQYGQSRLESAVAELRARREALAKHCLVGGEALDPKYITDRRFRPFQFGSGKVLGYVLRSGLSLQDQEECERLATPELQYKDKLDAKQFPPTVSLPLKTSRQPSP